One region of Primulina huaijiensis isolate GDHJ02 unplaced genomic scaffold, ASM1229523v2 scaffold24871, whole genome shotgun sequence genomic DNA includes:
- the LOC140967242 gene encoding endoglucanase 17-like, producing MASCFPSFFVTLIFFCVLICSLQFLCDAYYPVRNYPFGGQRHPRYASHNYRDALTKSILFFEGQRSGRLPPNQRITWRKSSGLSDGAAVHVDLVGGYYDAGDNVKFGFPMAFTTTMLSWSVIEFGGLMKGELQNAKEAIRWATDYLLKATAHPDTIYVQVGDAGKDHACWERPEDMDTPRSVFKIDKNTPGTEVAAETAAALAAASLVFRKSDPNYSKILARRAMGVFEFADKYRGAYSNGLRQFVCPYYCDFSGYQDELLWGAAWLHKATRNPNYLSYIQANGQTLGADESDSTFGWDNKHVGARILVSKAFLVQNFQPLHDYKSHADNFICSVFPGTPYSSSQYTPGGLLFKMSDGNMQYVTSTSFLLVTYAKYLTSAQKVVNCGGTIISPNKLRALAKKQVDYLLGDNPLKMSYMVGYGPRYPLRIHHRGSSLPSIAAYPTKIPCSSGFSVMNSQSPNPNILVGAVVGGPDQNDRFPDQRSDYEQSEPATYINAPLVGALSYLAHSYGQI from the exons ATGGCTTCTTGTTTTCCCTCTTTTTTTGTTACTTTGATTTTCTTCTGCGTTCTGATTTGCTCTCTGCAATTTCTCTGCGATGCTTATTACCCTGTGAGGAACTACCCTTTCGGTGGCCAACGTCACCCTCGCTATGCTTCTCACAATTACAGAGATGCTCTCACGAAATCTATCTTGTTTTTTGAGGGCCAGAGGTCGGGGAGACTCCCCCCAAACCAGAGAATCACCTGGAGAAAAAGCTCTGGCCTTTCGGATGGTGCTGCAGTGCAT GTTGATTTGGTGGGAGGATACTATGATGCAGGGGACAACGTGAAGTTTGGTTTCCCAATGGCCTTCACCACCACTATGCTTTCATGGAGTGTGATTGAGTTTGGTGGGCTTATGAAAGGAGAGCTGCAGAATGCCAAAGAAGCCATCCGCTGGGCCACGGATTATCTCCTTAAAGCCACTGCTCATCCAGACACCATTTATGTTCAG GTTGGAGATGCAGGGAAAGATCATGCTTGCTGGGAGAGGCCGGAGGATATGGACACTCCAAGAAGTGTTTTTAAGATTGACAAAAACACTCCAGGCACGGAGGTTGCCGCTGAAACAGCCGCAGCTCTTGCAGCTGCTTCCTTAGTTTTCAGAAAAAGTGACCCTAATTACTCCAAGATTCTTGCCAGAAGGGCAATGGGG GTGTTTGAGTTTGCTGATAAGTACAGAGGTGCCTACAGTAATGGCTTGAGACAATTTGTGTGCCCCTACTACTGTGATTTTTCTGGGTACCag GATGAGCTACTATGGGGTGCTGCTTGGTTGCATAAAGCTACCAGGAATCCAAATTATCTGAGTTACATTCAAGCCAATGGACAGACCCTTGGAGCTGATGAATCTGATAGCACATTTGGGTGGGACAACAAGCACGTTGGAGCCAGAATTCTTGTTTCTAAG gcgtttcttgtccaaaactTTCAGCCTCTCCATGATTACAAAAGCCATGCAGATAACTTCATTTGCTCCGTTTTTCCAGGGACCCCTTATTCCTCTTCTCAGTACACCCCAG GTGGTCTTCTATTCAAGATGAGTGATGGTAACATGCAGTATGTAACATCCACATCTTTCCTTCTTGTGACCTATGCTAAATACCTGACATCTGCTCAAAAAGTCGTCAATTGTGGCGGAACCATTATCTCACCAAATAAGCTGAGAGCATTGGCCAAGAAACAG GTGGACTACTTACTAGGAGACAACCCTTTGAAAATGTCCTACATGGTGGGCTATGGTCCAAGGTATCCTTTAAGGATTCACCACAGGGGATCCTCTCTCCCTTCCATCGCTGCATATCCAACAAAGATTCCATGCTCATCCGGGTTCAGCGTCATGAATTCTCAATCCCCGAACCCGAATATCTTGGTTGGAGCAGTCGTGGGCGGGCCGGATCAAAACGACCGGTTCCCAGATCAACGGTCGGACTATGAGCAATCCGAACCAGCCACTTACATCAATGCACCACTTGTTGGAGCCTTGTCTTATCTTGCACACTCATATGGCCAGATCTAA